A window of the Equus przewalskii isolate Varuska chromosome 10, EquPr2, whole genome shotgun sequence genome harbors these coding sequences:
- the LOC103562937 gene encoding olfactory receptor 1468-like: protein MTGRNQTVISEFLLLGLPIESEQQNLFYALFLAMYLTTALGNLLIIILICLDSHLHTPMYLFLSNLSFSDLCFSSVTMPKLLQNMQSQDMSISYAGCLTQMYFFLFFGDLESFLLVAMAYDRYVAICFPLRYSTIMTPKLCLSLVVLSWVLTTFHAMLHTLLMARLCFCADNVIPHFFCDMSALLKLSCSDTQVNELVIFIMGGLILVTPFLLIILSYARIVSSIFKVPSVRGIHKAFSTCGSHLSVVSLFYGTIIGLYLCPSSSNSPVKEIAMAVMYTVVTPMLNPFIYSLRNRDMKGALGRVFFKKNILVCLWW, encoded by the coding sequence ATGACAGGAAGGAATCAAACTGTCATCTCAGAGTTTCTCCTGCTGGGACTGCCCATCGAGTCAGAGCAGCAAAACCTGTTCTATGCTTTGTTCCTGGCGATGTATCTTACCACGGCCCTGGGCAACCTCcttatcatcatcctcatttgCCTGGACTCCCACCTCCACACGCCCATGTATTTGTTTCTCAGCAATTTATCCTTCTCTGACCTCTGTTTTTCCTCTGTCACAATGCCCAAGTTGCTGCAGAACATGCAGAGCCAAGACATGTCTATCTCCTATGCTGGCTGCCTGACCCAGATgtactttttcctgttttttgggGACCTGGAGAGCTTCCTCCTTGTggccatggcctatgaccgctatgtggccatctgcttCCCCCTGCGCTACAGCACCATCATGACCCCCAAGCTCTGTCTCTCCCTGGTGGTgctgtcctgggtgctgaccACATTCCATGCCATGTTACACACCCTGCTCATGGCCAGATTGTGTTTTTGTGCAGACAATGTGATCCCGCACTTTTTCTGTGACATGTCTGCTCTGCTGAAGCTGTCCTGCTCTGACACTCAAGTCAATGAGTTGGTGATATTTATCATGGGAGGGCTCATTCTCGTCACTCCATTCCTACTCATCATCCTGTCATATGCACGAATTGTCTCCTCCATTTTCAAGGTCCCTTCTGTTAGGGGTATCCATAAGGCTTTCTCTACCTGTGGCTCCCATCTCTCTGTGGTGTCGCTGTTTTATGGGACAATTATTGGTCTCTATTTATGTCCGTCAAGTAGTAATTCTCCTGTTAAGGAGATTGCCATGGCTGTGATGTACACTGTGGTGACCCCCATGttgaaccccttcatctacagcctgaggaacagagACATGAAGGGAGCCCTGGGAAGagtctttttcaaaaagaatattcTCGTCTGTCTCTGGTGGTGA